ATCTTCTACTGGAAAAAAATGATTAGAAATATGTATGCTACCCCTCTCATAACACTGTGTCATCCATTATTAAAGGACCAAAAAATATTCCATCTCTACATCATATGTCTTTGAGGGAACCATCTTTTTATATTGTAAATCTGGGAGAAATGAAGACAACAGTTTCAAACATATATATAACACTAAATATAAAGAAGATGTATTGCTCCCAAAACACTGTTTAAAACTCTACCAGCAGACACCCCAGTACAAGCGGATGAAAATATATAGTAAAATTGCCTCAGATACGCAATTTAAATTGCACACAAGACATACTGTATCAGATTGTTTTGATGTCcattaaaatttcatcagttaccattttgatgaaatttggtttgAATTGCATGACAAGCCTAAAGTTTGGTGTGTGAGTATATCATTGTCAACATAATTCTTTAATGGCAACATTTGATACATCCACAATTATATTCAAGGAGAATGATCTTGAAATATAATCAGTAGTGTGGCCATGTCGATAAAACAAATTTATACTCAGTAGCTTCTCAGCTGATTTTCATTCTGAAGTATATGGCAGAGGTTATGCCCTCTGTGCTGATTATTAGATTTTTTCCCCATTTACGTATGGAGTGCCTCTTTAAAAAGCCTCCAAGAATGCTGTAAAAATTTGCAGATATGTATCGGTATACATAATAGAATGAACAATTACCCACCTTTTGCTACGTATTTCATCAATCAGAAATGGAGAGGCTAAGGAGGTAATTGATCTTGCTCCTCATCtcataaatatgagaaaaacttcaGTACACCAGTCaattaaaaaatatgttttatgtgtttttgtaaaaaatgtaagaAAAGCCACACAGACAGGCTAACATGTTAACTTTGATGagaatgacttaataataaacactggaaaaactgtagctatggatatacacacagcactaacaaaaaatctgatatcacccaatctagaattatatggacagacaattgccaaaacagcatgtaccaaatttcttggacttcatctacaagtcAACTttaaatggaaagcacatattaagcaaatgaacaaaaaattaagtacttcttgttttgtgttgcatacgttaaaaaattgtaccagctacaacatTCTTCGGTgcgtatattatgcagttgtagaCTCTCACCTGCGGTACGGAATTAtgctctggggaaattctggagatgccatcaaaacactcaaaatttaaaaaaaaaaaaattataagaatggaaggggtagataatagCAAATcttgtagaccattgtttcaaaaaaggatgatcctgccacttccttgcgtatatacacttgaaaatataatgtatttaaagcaaaacttacatacaaaaagaccattCATCACTCAAAATTatgcaatacacagctatgatacaagacaaaaactggatgtacatgttcaaagcaccaacacaaagttatttaaaAATGGTCTTAAATATCCTAGTATCAATCTATACAATGCCTTACAAGATACCATTAAACAcgtacaaaacattggtcacttcaaatctaaattgaagttATACTTGGtcgatcactgcttttacacaataaataaatacctacaaaaataaatttttctatgttaacccAATGCAGTCTCATTCATAAGAGTGTttgtactttctctctctctgtatatagcgtaacaacatttatttaagtattcatcatttattaatatattaatGTGTTTGATTATgtacaaatatattaaaaacaaagattccatgactcaccaaacgggaaagcgctggtagatagacacaataaaaaaacacacaaacacacacacaaaatttcaagctttcgcaaccaacggttgcttcatcaggaaagagggaaagacgaaaggatgtgcgttttaagggagagggtaaggagtcattccagtcccgggagtggaaagacgtaccttagggggaaaaaaggacaggtatacacacacacacacacacacacacacacacacacacacacacacacacacacacacacacacacacacatatatttaaaggcaaagagtttgggcagagatgtcagtcgaggcggaagtgcagagtcaaagatgttgttgaatgacaggtgaggtatgagtggcagcaacttgaaattagcggagattgaggtctggtagataacgggaagagaggatatactgaagggcatgtTCCCACCtctggagttcagataggttggtgttagtgggaagtatccagataacccagacggtgtaacactgtgccaagatgtgctggccgtgcaccaaggcatgtttagccacagggtgatcctcattaccaacaaacactgtctgcctgtgtccattcatgcgaatggacagtttgttgctagtcattcccacatagaatacatcacagtgtaggcaggtcagttggtaaatcacgtcggtgctttcacacgtggctctgcctttgatcgtgtacaccttccaggttacaggactggagtaggtggtggtgggagggtgcatgggacaggtattacactgggggcagttaccagggtaggagccagagggtagggaaggtggtttggggatttcatagggatgaaccaagaggttacaaaggttaggtggagggcggaaagacactcttggtggagtggggagaatttcatgaaggatggatctcattttggggcaggatttgaggaagtcgtatccctgctggagagccacattcagagtctgatccagtcccgggaagtatcctgtcacaagtggggcacttttggggtacttctgtgagaggttctgggtttgaggggatgaggaactggctctggttatttgcttctgtacgacGTCGGGAGGGTAgctgcaggatgcgaaagctgttttcaggttgttgatgTAATGGTTCAGGGGTtggggactggagcagattcgtttgccatgaaggcctaggctgtaggaaagggaccgtttgatatgcaatggatggcagctgtcataatggaggtactgttgcttgttggtgggtttgatgtggacggatgtgtgaagatggccattggacagatggaggtcaatgtcaaggaaagtggcatgggatttggagtaggaccaggtgaatctgatggaaccaaaggagttgaggttggagaggaaattctggagttcttcactgtgagtccagatcatgaagatgtcatcaataaatctgtaccaaaccttgggttggcaggcctgggtaaccaagaaggcctcctctaagcgacccataaataggttggcatacgagggggccctcctggtacccatggctgttccctttaattgttggtatgtctggccttcaaaactgaagaagttgtgagtcaggatgatgagaaaagaggttttaggtagggtgacaggtgatcggtgtgaaaggaaagttgatggagtcaggtgaaaggttttgtagggggcctaaggttctgaggattccttgaagctccgcctggatatcaggaatgggattaccttggcaaactttgtatgtcgtgttgtctgaaagctgacgcagtccctcagccacatactcccgatgatcaagtaccacggtcgtacccaaagtttggtacagatttattgatgacatcttcatgatctggactcacagtgaagaagaactccagaatttcctctccaacctcaactcctttggttccatcagattcaccctgatcctactccaaatcccatgccactttccttgatgttgacctccatctgtccaatggccagcttcacacatctgtccacatcaaacccaccaacaagcaacagtacctccattatgacagctgccacccattccatatcaaacggtcccttccctactgcGTAggccttcatggcaaacgaatctactccagtcctgaatccctgaaccattacaccaacaacctgaaaacagctttcgcatcccgctactaccctcccgacctggtacagaagcaaataaccagagtcacttcctcatcccctcaaacccagaacctctcacaaaggaaccccaaaagtgccccacttttgacaggatacttcccgagactggatcagactctgaatgtggctctccagcagggatacgacttcctcaaatcctgccccgaaatgagatccatccttcatgaaatccttcccactccaccaagagtgtctttccgccctccacctaacctttgtaacctcttggttcatctctatgaaatccccaaaccactttccctaccatctggctcctacccttgtaaccgcccccagtgtaaaacctgtcccatgcaccctcccaccacctgtaacccggaaggtgtacacgatcaaaggcagagccacgtgtgaaagcacccacatgatttaccaactgacctgcctacactgtgatgtattctatgtgagaatgaccagcaacaaactgtccattagcatgaatggacacaggcagacagtgtttgttggtaatgaggatcaccctgtggctaaacatgccttggtgcacgtccagcacatcttggcacagtgttacaccatctgggttatctggatacttcccactaacaccaacctatccgaactccggagatgggaacttgcccttcaatatatcctctcttcccgttatccaccaggcctcaatctccgctaatttcaagttgccgccactcatacctcacctgtcattcaacaacatctttgcctctgcacttccacctcgactgacatctctgcccaaactctttacctttaaatatgtctgcttgtgtctgtatatgtgtggatggatatgtgtgtgtgtgcgcgagtgtatacctgtccttttttccccctaaggtaagtctttccactcccgggactggaatgactccttaccctctcccttaaaacgcacatcctttcgtctttccctctccttccctctttcctgacgaagcaaccgttggttgcgaaagcttgaaattttgtgtgtgtgtttttttattgtgtctatctaccagcgctttcccgtttggtaagtcatggaatccttgtttttaatatatttttcccatgtggaatgtttctttctattttattatgtacaaaggcatattatatgtaaaactgttaatattaacataaaaatccaaatatctcttgcacattgtgcagctgtagatgaaaatggaacAATAAATCAATAAAGCAATTCAAGAATAATAGGGTTCTAAACATTCACTCAAGAATTGTGTATAGTCTCCATTCCAAGTCTCGACATTGAAGGCTCAAGACCCCTCCTGCAAAGTGTATATCAGTCACTGCTCAATCCCTCATCTTTATGTGCTGGTAATAGTCCAgtgacaatatttcttctttctgagATGTCAGGCTTCATGATTGGCACACACGTTGTTTCCTGTTTCCTTTTGGTGGCCACAAACCTTTTCTGAGGCTCAAATTGAGAAACTTTGCTTGATGAAAGGGTAGGTAATTTAGTTGATGTAGACTGCATAGCTTGAAGAGTGGGCATCAGAGAGGACAGACATTTGCTGATGACTTCACATGCCTCTTCTGATGTGGCTTCATTCAGACATAGATTAAACTGTTGCAAAAGCTTTTCTCGTTTGTGTGTCAGGCTTTTAAAGTGTCTCAATGTGACAGGGTTTTGCAACTCCTTTATTATGACGTCCTGATTATCGCCACTACCTGGCTCACAGACAATCAAGTCATTGTCCGAGGACTCAGGTTTGCTACCAACTTTTTCAGCTGTAAATGTGCAAACTAAATGAATATGTTTGCGCATGTTGAATTTGATAGCTAAATCAACACAACTACAAATGTATTCATGAATACAAGCTTCGCAGTCAGAGCAATGTAGCTCACATTTGCATAGACTGCCTTGCAATTTTTTTACAATGTTTGCATCCTCATTGTTTGCTGATACTACTTCCCACTCTCTATCTCCACAAATAATATTTTCAGGTTTCAACTGCTCTGATGATAGATGCTGTTGCCTTATGGTTGATAATTTGGTTGTCAGTTTTCCTTCAACCTATCACCCAAGTTGTCTCGCAAGTAGTGCATAAGTGCGTGGATGGCCACATCCAGTCGCTTGGGCTTCTTTTCCCTTCAAATATATGTGTTTGATCACACCATGCATTCTTTCTAAATGCATGTTAGTGTGTGCTGTCGGTAACGATGTGCCCAATTTGTAGATGTGGCCTTGTAGGTTTTTCCAAAATATATCCCAAATTATGAAAGGTCCGGTTCTGTTTTCATGTAGTGTATAGCCTCTTCTAAAATTCCCTGAAAACTTTATCGGTTGTTGTGctccattaatgttctaattagctTATGCACTTGCACTTGATTTTTGTGTCCCTTTACCCTACACAGATTTTTTCTCCACGCTCTGTCAACATGCCATGAACAGAACAATCTATGCTTAGGTGGAGTCATTATTTTGCACCAGGCATTGAAAAATACATCTGCCATGTCAGACATCAACACATTTGTATGTACTGGGACTTGCAGTGTGTTTCCTATGACACTTAAAAAAGCTTTCCTAACTGGAAGATCTCCTCTATTAGAAAACATGAACGAACATGGAAATCCCTGCCATAATTTGTCTAACACTAATAACGTTGTCAATTGGAACCCATAGTCATTTAAACCATGGGTGCTGTCCATACAAATACAGTTACCTCCAAATTTCACTAACATATCTTTTTGAGCTTCGTTCAttattattaaaatgaaatcttCATTCTGCAGATTGTATTCTTGAGATGCAACACCTTGTGGCTTGTAGTACTGGACAACAGATCCTGTCTCCTACATCTCCCTCACCCACGATTCCACACTAGTACAATCGTTTTTATGTCTTATAGCATCAGACATCAGGTTGTAACTTTGTGCTACATTGTGGATATCTTTTCTTGACAGCAAGTTATGATGCTGAAAACCACTATCTTGAATCGGATATCTAAGGGAGCCGAGAATGTGATCAAATGGAATTTCCATAGCAATTTTCTTTGCTATTTCCTCTCTTTCAAATCTCGAAAGCCTTAACCGGCCCACATGTGTGCTACAAAAGATAACTTTCACTTGGCCTGATGGATAATGTGTCACATCCATTGTAGATGGGCAGTGACCACCAATTTTATTACTGCCCATTAGTTTTAAGTGACGCTTATTGCTTCCACGGGGTCTGTAATTTCCATCACGGTGGCACTTAAAATATAGCTTACTGCTTCCATCCGcacttttattacattgtcctcttacATGTACAAATTCACTCACAGTATCTTTTTCTAATTCACGTTTCCATTCATAAAATTTACTTTGATCacaaaattcatgattttcttCGCGGATAACTAGATCATGGAGCAATGAATAATGTTGAAGCATTCCATTTCTATTTGAGCTGCCAAAGTCACATAAAGCACACAGTACtatatttttgcattctgttttaTGTACAGCATTCTCATGACACTTTAGAGAATCTGCTCTGGGAGAGGAATATCCACACAAAACACACGTAAATTTTTCATCAACATCAACCTGGTTCTTGCAGCGAATGTGGCGATATAAGTTTCTATTGTTGCTATAATTTGCAGTGCACAAATTGCAGTTGTATTGCTCCATATTTCTAATGAGAAccggaccacaataacaacaacacggtaacaacaacaaaaacaagcaaAGTAACGAACAGTACACACAAGACTCAGCCGAAAGTAACAGCGACTGTCAAGTGTTAAGCTTTCACCGTCTGCCACCAGAAGGGCTACGAGTGGAGCAGACCCGAAGTCAGCCGAACCAAAGTTAGCAGAGTTCACACGAACGGCTCCACAATTTGCAGTCCCCAGATGTAAGTCTAAGTCAAGTGGCCATGAGATAAACACAATCTTTGGTTTGTCAGAACACGAGagtacaattttagcaattttctcCCACTTGGCCTCCCTCAACAAACCAGCTATATGATTGTTAAATTAAGTTTAGTTGAACATAAGTAAAATTTTAGCTTCGTGTTATGTCCTGATTACAATAATTCCGAACTCTGTGTGACAGATTAATTGAGAAGAGGTCGTGAATACTCAAGCTTCATTCATCTGATCCAGGGGACTGCAGCAGCACAAGGTTCAATGCACTAATTTCTACAGACGTTTTAGGACAGGAATATGTACTTGGATGATCCTGTTAATGATGTCGAGTTAATTGTAACTTCAACAAAGAATCTGCTTTGGAATGTTCGTGGAAAGCTGGATGTAGGTAGGACATTCGACAATTACCTTGAATTACTACAAGTTTTTGATCATTTGGAAGAATTAAGCAGGGGGAGACCGACCACTGTGGCGTCATCAAAATAACGATTTTCAACTTCGACATGATGATGGAAGGAGAGACAGAAAACAAAGATATGAAAGATTTTATAGGCAAATGTATGCTAAGATGGAGAAAAATGAAGAGCCATCGGTTCGACATTCAAATGAAAAACACAATTCTTCTGACATATCCATGTTAAACCAAGTTTAGTCTAGGAAGGGGGCCATTTCGAAACTAGGGAACGAAGTACTGgatcaaaattaaaataagaatacCGGGATGACATTAGAGAAGATTTGCTATGTGAAGACATACATACATGTCAGTGACGAAATACTACTACCAGCTGTTGAAGTTAATGTTTGTGGCAAGAAGATTTCAGCCTTAGCCGACTTGGGTAGTAAAGTGACAGCTTTATAAAGGAGTATTTTCAATCAGCCTAGTGACATTACCAAAACATCAGTTTTCTCTGCTTTAGAAAATCAAAGTCACGCTATATTGGACCAAGTTTTCTTCCAGTTT
This sequence is a window from Schistocerca nitens isolate TAMUIC-IGC-003100 chromosome 11, iqSchNite1.1, whole genome shotgun sequence. Protein-coding genes within it:
- the LOC126212617 gene encoding uncharacterized protein LOC126212617; amino-acid sequence: MEQYNCNLCTANYSNNRNLYRHIRCKNQVDVDEKFTCVLCGYSSPRADSLKCHENAVHKTECKNIVLCALCDFGSSNRNGMLQHYSLLHDLVIREENHEFCDQSKFYEWKRELEKDTVSEFVHVRGQCNKSADGSSKLYFKCHRDGNYRPRGSNKRHLKLMGSNKIGGHCPSTMDVTHYPSGQVKVIFCSTHVGRLRLSRFEREEIAKKIAMEIPFDHILGSLRYPIQDSGFQHHNLLSRKDIHNVAQSYNLMSDAIRHKNDCTSVESWVREM